Proteins encoded together in one Micromonospora kangleipakensis window:
- a CDS encoding SDR family NAD(P)-dependent oxidoreductase has product MGERMEDGDMVYASDLAGKVAVVVGGSTGIGAATALRLASAGAAVVIGGHEADDVKAVVDRLGAQGAVVDGDVGDVRNDDDMARLCATAADRFGGLDVLVYCAGIQRYGTVVDTTASGFDEVIAVNLRGLYLAAHHAVPRMRERGGGAIVAVASVQAHATQKGVAAYSASKGGIVALTRAMAIDHAADCIRVNVVSPGSVDTPMLRRSARQFGNGRAEDDVLRDWGASHPLGRVARADEVAEVIAFLAGPRASFVTGAEIRVDGGLLANLAVALPE; this is encoded by the coding sequence ATGGGTGAACGGATGGAGGATGGCGACATGGTGTACGCCAGCGACCTTGCCGGCAAGGTAGCGGTCGTGGTGGGCGGGTCTACCGGCATCGGCGCCGCGACTGCGCTGCGGCTAGCGAGCGCCGGCGCGGCGGTCGTCATCGGCGGGCACGAGGCCGATGATGTGAAGGCTGTCGTGGACCGGCTGGGCGCCCAGGGGGCCGTGGTGGACGGCGACGTGGGCGACGTGCGCAACGATGACGACATGGCCCGGTTGTGCGCTACCGCAGCGGACCGGTTCGGCGGGCTGGACGTGTTGGTGTACTGCGCGGGCATCCAGCGGTACGGCACCGTCGTAGACACCACCGCCTCCGGGTTCGACGAGGTCATCGCCGTTAACCTACGCGGCCTGTACCTCGCCGCGCACCACGCCGTACCCAGGATGCGGGAGCGGGGGGGCGGCGCCATCGTCGCCGTCGCCTCCGTGCAGGCCCACGCGACCCAGAAGGGGGTAGCGGCGTACTCCGCCAGCAAGGGCGGCATCGTCGCACTGACCCGGGCGATGGCCATCGACCACGCGGCCGACTGCATCCGGGTGAATGTGGTGTCACCGGGTTCTGTCGACACGCCGATGCTTCGTCGTTCGGCCCGGCAGTTCGGCAACGGCCGCGCCGAAGATGACGTCCTGCGGGATTGGGGGGCCAGCCACCCGCTGGGCCGGGTCGCCCGCGCCGACGAGGTGGCCGAGGTCATCGCGTTCCTGGCCGGTCCGCGGGCCAGCTTCGTCACCGGCGCGGAGATCCGGGTCGACGGAGGACTGCTCGCCAACCTGGCCGTAGCGCTGCCCGAATGA
- a CDS encoding glycosyl hydrolase-related protein, with product MSRQLWQIGDPAAGPRQFADHWYAGTDARPSPYSPVDRPDPAERGPVFEIGRSDASTHWPAVQPGPLDAGHGWRPADATIRFDAPAGSEELWHDLHLHALASHGPCPDLIVTVNGRRGLVLLDPVRDDRAHAPMPPSPISGPIDRVVPLRPGLIRAGRNEIILTTHCPEEVEPDLTKTQPHLPHLGVWFGSALSWRGLSLAAGTTPAEPTLRLRPTPLYVERDGDLFELVDLDLTAPHGFAVGTAALRVGSHELASPVAGVDFGDARIRFAVPARSDTETETDAHAALDLDGRRVELPRTPFRPARRWTLHLIPHVHLDIGYTDNQAKVIELHNRNIDRVTGILRRTPDYAFTVDGSMILETFLRSRTEAPTTAALEAIRAGQVGVNAFYALFLAGVASLEECYRAAYLAAQLGRDLGLPIRTANLTDVPSYPQAIPSIVSALGLTGFFGIANHTRGGNPDSDTLHLLSPVRWRGPDGAEVVAYFSDSYSQLRFMCADPPSLAGMSASLPRYAARYDRPDYAPHDLPIVGTHADNEDVADGYADLVGRWNARYAYPRLRFSTIADYLDAIRPLADRLPVLEGDGGSYWEDGVGTQAAAIARYRRAQALMPAAEAMSALVATADPTVRPDVSTLDEGWRRLLLGCEHTWTAAHATIRPHSADVIDQRDWKIGQIDEGLRIATDEARRALSQLAELVPTEGPALVVANPASFARNVEIEVELAADERVETLDGTALPAIRLGSAPGVVRVRTGPLPGFGYATYAVRRDTAPSREATARSVPSSLDTPRYRVAFDPDTGRPTSLRHHRLDRELLDPSHGWALGDVLHVTGGGTASGRGLGDEATSLNDIDPALPSPQLTVNAAAMQAEGARRLPWGWEISAVGAAPSLPVVRTTLRLHDDTDRIDLTVTLVKEAELAKESVYVAFPFAVPDPIVRYDRQQGWVDPVRDHQPGACNEWFTAQDAVTVAGPDLCVAWASADAPLFTLGDIVRGRWPRTATPSGMVLSWVMNNYWWTNTPASQDGTVILRYAFTPLSTYDPVAAWRLGRDLRAPMLTNLVTWLDKGASTPRRPAAGTLLDAALPSNVDASVFAGRRASGIVVRLRELAGTAATASVRHPHTGPGAVALRCTATEEPVESLPVRADGTVVVTLRPYEVVTVALKEPA from the coding sequence GTGAGCAGGCAACTGTGGCAGATCGGCGACCCGGCTGCCGGCCCACGCCAGTTCGCCGACCACTGGTACGCCGGCACCGACGCGCGACCGTCGCCGTACTCGCCAGTGGACAGACCGGACCCGGCCGAGCGAGGTCCCGTCTTCGAGATCGGCCGCAGCGACGCCTCGACGCACTGGCCGGCGGTGCAGCCGGGCCCACTTGACGCCGGACACGGCTGGCGGCCCGCGGACGCGACGATCCGGTTCGACGCTCCGGCCGGCTCGGAGGAACTCTGGCATGACCTGCACCTGCACGCGCTGGCCAGCCACGGCCCCTGCCCGGATCTCATCGTCACGGTCAACGGCCGGCGCGGTCTGGTGCTGCTCGACCCGGTACGCGACGACCGGGCCCACGCGCCGATGCCGCCGTCGCCGATTTCGGGGCCGATCGACCGGGTCGTTCCGCTGCGGCCCGGGCTCATCCGGGCCGGCCGGAACGAGATCATCCTGACCACGCACTGCCCGGAGGAGGTCGAGCCCGACCTCACGAAGACGCAGCCGCACCTGCCGCACCTGGGCGTGTGGTTCGGTAGCGCACTGTCCTGGCGGGGACTCTCGCTCGCGGCCGGCACCACACCGGCCGAGCCGACGTTGCGGCTTCGCCCCACCCCGCTGTACGTCGAACGCGACGGCGACCTCTTCGAGCTGGTCGACCTGGACCTGACAGCCCCGCACGGGTTCGCCGTGGGCACCGCCGCCCTGCGGGTCGGCTCGCACGAGCTGGCGTCTCCTGTGGCCGGCGTCGACTTCGGCGACGCCCGGATCAGGTTCGCGGTGCCGGCCCGCTCCGACACAGAGACCGAGACCGACGCCCACGCCGCGCTCGACCTCGACGGCCGCCGCGTCGAGCTGCCCCGGACGCCGTTCCGCCCCGCACGGCGCTGGACGCTGCATCTGATCCCTCACGTGCACCTGGACATCGGGTACACCGACAACCAGGCGAAGGTCATCGAGCTGCACAACCGCAACATCGATCGGGTGACCGGCATCCTGCGCCGCACACCCGACTATGCGTTCACGGTCGACGGCAGCATGATCCTGGAGACCTTCCTGCGGTCCCGTACCGAGGCGCCCACAACCGCGGCACTCGAGGCGATCCGCGCAGGTCAGGTCGGCGTCAACGCGTTCTACGCCCTGTTCCTCGCCGGCGTGGCGAGCCTCGAGGAGTGTTATCGAGCGGCCTACCTCGCCGCCCAGCTCGGCCGTGACCTGGGCCTTCCGATACGCACGGCCAACCTCACCGACGTACCGTCGTACCCACAGGCGATCCCGTCGATCGTCTCCGCGCTGGGGCTGACCGGCTTCTTCGGCATCGCCAACCACACCCGCGGCGGGAACCCGGATAGCGACACCCTGCACCTGCTCTCGCCGGTTCGCTGGCGCGGCCCGGACGGCGCCGAGGTGGTCGCGTACTTCTCCGACTCGTACTCGCAACTGCGCTTCATGTGCGCGGACCCGCCGTCGCTCGCGGGCATGTCCGCGTCGCTTCCGCGCTACGCGGCCCGTTACGACCGACCCGACTATGCCCCGCACGACCTGCCGATCGTCGGCACGCACGCCGACAACGAGGACGTGGCCGACGGTTACGCCGATCTGGTCGGGCGATGGAATGCCCGGTACGCCTATCCCAGACTGCGCTTCAGCACCATCGCCGACTACCTCGATGCCATTCGCCCGCTCGCAGACCGGCTGCCGGTGCTCGAGGGCGACGGCGGCAGCTACTGGGAGGACGGCGTCGGCACGCAGGCCGCGGCGATCGCCCGCTATCGCCGCGCGCAAGCCCTCATGCCCGCGGCCGAGGCAATGTCCGCGCTGGTCGCGACGGCAGATCCGACGGTACGCCCAGACGTGTCCACCCTCGACGAGGGCTGGCGCCGGTTGCTGCTCGGCTGCGAGCACACCTGGACCGCGGCCCATGCGACCATCCGCCCGCACTCGGCAGATGTGATCGACCAGCGCGACTGGAAGATCGGCCAAATTGACGAAGGGCTGCGCATCGCGACCGACGAGGCCCGGCGAGCACTGTCCCAACTGGCCGAGCTCGTGCCGACGGAGGGCCCGGCGCTGGTGGTCGCGAACCCGGCCAGCTTCGCGCGGAACGTTGAGATCGAGGTGGAGTTGGCCGCCGACGAGCGCGTCGAGACGCTCGATGGCACCGCGCTACCCGCGATCCGGCTCGGCTCTGCGCCCGGGGTCGTCCGGGTGCGCACCGGCCCGCTGCCCGGCTTCGGTTATGCGACGTACGCCGTGCGTCGTGACACTGCGCCATCCCGTGAGGCCACCGCCCGCTCCGTGCCGTCCTCTCTGGATACACCGCGCTACCGGGTCGCATTCGACCCGGACACCGGCCGGCCGACCAGTCTGCGGCATCACCGACTCGACCGGGAGCTGCTCGACCCGAGCCATGGCTGGGCGCTCGGCGACGTGCTACACGTGACCGGTGGCGGCACCGCCAGCGGGCGTGGGCTGGGCGACGAAGCTACCTCCCTCAACGACATCGACCCGGCACTGCCCTCACCACAGCTGACGGTCAACGCGGCGGCGATGCAGGCCGAGGGCGCCCGCCGTCTGCCCTGGGGCTGGGAGATCAGCGCGGTCGGCGCTGCGCCGAGCCTGCCCGTGGTGCGTACGACGCTGCGACTGCACGACGACACCGACCGCATTGACCTCACCGTCACCCTGGTCAAGGAGGCCGAGCTGGCGAAGGAGTCGGTGTACGTCGCGTTCCCGTTCGCCGTGCCCGACCCGATCGTGCGGTACGACCGGCAGCAGGGCTGGGTCGACCCCGTCCGCGATCACCAGCCCGGCGCGTGCAATGAGTGGTTCACGGCCCAGGACGCCGTCACTGTCGCCGGCCCAGACCTCTGCGTGGCCTGGGCAAGCGCCGACGCGCCGCTGTTCACCCTCGGCGACATCGTGCGTGGTCGCTGGCCACGCACCGCCACCCCGAGCGGCATGGTCCTCTCCTGGGTCATGAACAACTACTGGTGGACAAACACGCCGGCCAGCCAGGACGGCACAGTCATCCTGCGATACGCGTTCACCCCGCTGTCCACGTACGACCCGGTTGCCGCCTGGCGACTGGGCCGCGACCTGCGCGCGCCGATGTTGACCAACCTGGTCACGTGGCTGGACAAGGGTGCTAGCACACCACGACGGCCCGCCGCCGGCACCCTTCTCGACGCCGCCCTGCCATCCAACGTGGATGCCTCGGTCTTCGCCGGTCGCCGGGCGAGCGGCATCGTGGTCCGGCTCCGCGAGCTCGCCGGTACCGCCGCCACCGCGTCGGTCCGGCACCCGCACACCGGCCCAGGAGCCGTCGCGCTGCGCTGCACCGCGACCGAAGAACCGGTCGAGTCGCTACCCGTCCGTGCGGACGGCACCGTAGTCGTCACCCTGCGCCCGTACGAAGTCGTCACCGTCGCGCTGAAGGAGCCGGCGTGA
- a CDS encoding aldose 1-epimerase yields MKQLDVVERRGWEVVRLGSDLLSAEVLPGKGGDVLSLQWLGTATELLWQSPWGLRARGAVTTSEDDVARLIEAYPGGWQTVFPNGGDAVTEHGVAWGMHGEAWLTPFDWTPVNDAGGGCGVEMRARLVRSPFEIVKRVVLDAARLSVSETITNVGCEPIEAMWSQHPAFGAPLIGPDTLVETTAGTFVVDDQRDTPSADLALGVRATWPHVPGRGGGTVDLTRIPAPDAGVDRMGYLTDFTRGHAAIRNSRLGLAVELDWDAATLPHAWYWLEAGGSAGFPWYRSAYVLAIEPATSFPGRGIAAVRANTGTQILFAPGETRTASVAVTVAEPA; encoded by the coding sequence GTGAAACAGCTCGACGTCGTGGAACGGCGCGGGTGGGAGGTCGTCCGGCTCGGCTCTGATCTGCTGTCCGCCGAGGTCCTGCCCGGCAAGGGTGGCGATGTCCTGTCGCTGCAGTGGCTTGGCACGGCCACCGAGTTGCTGTGGCAGTCGCCATGGGGGCTGCGCGCTCGCGGCGCCGTCACCACGAGCGAGGACGACGTGGCCCGACTGATCGAGGCGTACCCGGGCGGCTGGCAGACCGTTTTCCCGAACGGCGGCGACGCGGTCACCGAACACGGCGTCGCCTGGGGCATGCACGGCGAGGCTTGGCTGACACCGTTCGACTGGACGCCCGTAAACGACGCCGGTGGCGGCTGCGGCGTCGAGATGCGCGCCCGGCTCGTACGCAGCCCATTCGAGATCGTCAAGCGGGTCGTCCTGGACGCTGCCCGGTTGAGCGTCAGCGAAACCATCACGAACGTCGGCTGCGAACCCATTGAGGCGATGTGGAGCCAGCACCCTGCCTTCGGGGCGCCGCTGATCGGGCCCGACACGCTCGTCGAGACGACCGCCGGCACGTTCGTGGTCGATGACCAGCGCGACACGCCGAGTGCCGACCTCGCTCTCGGCGTCCGCGCCACGTGGCCCCACGTCCCCGGCCGGGGCGGCGGGACCGTCGACCTGACCCGCATCCCGGCACCCGACGCGGGCGTCGATCGGATGGGCTACCTCACCGACTTCACCCGCGGTCACGCGGCGATCCGCAACTCGCGCCTGGGTCTCGCCGTCGAGCTGGACTGGGACGCGGCGACCCTGCCGCACGCCTGGTACTGGCTGGAGGCGGGGGGCAGTGCGGGCTTCCCGTGGTATCGCAGCGCCTATGTGCTGGCAATCGAGCCGGCAACGAGCTTCCCCGGCCGGGGCATCGCCGCCGTACGGGCCAACACGGGCACCCAGATCCTCTTCGCCCCCGGCGAGACACGGACCGCGTCCGTCGCCGTCACCGTGGCGGAGCCGGCGTGA
- a CDS encoding family 43 glycosylhydrolase, whose product MSRPRRCRARTNAPFAAHDWGATCAWPVPNREGGTTLMSRFHRPLRTLCAVLAAVVLAAVGYAGQASASDSPYPATISALYDRNEAFLKVDKQWVMGEPFNMHFISTVTTGGEIRAYYIKNKPDGTFATALATSTDGVNWSDHGIVLDTGPSGSWDDRIASFPGVAYVNGTFYLVYEGAGFSPANPGDIGLATSTDGVTFTKVGRILTHNPSGWESANIGTPNLWYENSTWHLYYHRYDGTDVRVGFASGTSLTSLSKSGSNPVLSTGPGGSWDAGTIGKRDIVKEGSYYYMVYEGSTDAPFETAQWSSGLARASSPSGPWTKYRQNPVLAPESGFGNDGPAFLSLGGERWVYYRSIGQFGSVTRRAKVSNETNGGWGLMFETESMPYHQVGRPDGDGWSANTSDGPGFLAYGPYNNNVVPDWNTGVVKLAIDNVTAGNDLVATIDVYDATAGQIIALRQIFRHDFQQASHYEFMIVPFAWEGRAGHTFEIRTFTHGTAYLRQDRQGTD is encoded by the coding sequence ATGTCACGACCCCGAAGATGCCGCGCCAGGACGAACGCTCCATTCGCTGCGCACGACTGGGGCGCCACGTGTGCGTGGCCCGTCCCCAATCGTGAAGGAGGAACGACATTGATGTCGCGGTTTCATCGACCGCTGCGCACGTTGTGCGCGGTGCTCGCCGCCGTGGTCCTTGCCGCGGTCGGATACGCCGGCCAGGCAAGCGCCAGCGACAGCCCGTACCCCGCGACCATCTCCGCACTGTACGACCGAAATGAGGCGTTCCTGAAGGTCGACAAACAGTGGGTGATGGGCGAACCGTTCAACATGCACTTCATCTCCACGGTCACCACCGGCGGAGAGATCCGGGCGTACTACATCAAGAACAAGCCCGACGGCACGTTCGCGACCGCCCTCGCGACGTCCACCGACGGTGTCAACTGGTCCGACCACGGCATCGTGCTCGACACCGGGCCGTCCGGCTCCTGGGACGACCGGATCGCGAGCTTCCCTGGCGTGGCGTACGTGAATGGCACGTTCTACCTCGTGTACGAGGGAGCTGGCTTCAGCCCCGCCAACCCGGGTGACATCGGCCTGGCGACGTCGACCGACGGGGTCACCTTCACGAAGGTCGGACGGATCCTCACGCACAACCCGTCTGGGTGGGAGTCGGCGAACATCGGTACGCCGAACCTGTGGTACGAGAACAGTACCTGGCACCTCTACTACCACAGGTACGACGGCACGGACGTGCGCGTCGGCTTCGCCAGCGGAACGAGCCTCACCTCGCTCTCGAAGAGTGGTAGCAACCCGGTGCTGAGCACTGGCCCGGGCGGTTCGTGGGACGCCGGCACGATCGGCAAACGGGACATCGTCAAGGAGGGCTCGTACTACTACATGGTCTACGAGGGCAGCACTGACGCCCCCTTTGAGACCGCCCAGTGGTCGAGCGGACTCGCCCGGGCATCGAGCCCGTCCGGCCCCTGGACGAAGTACCGGCAGAACCCGGTGCTCGCTCCAGAGAGCGGGTTCGGTAACGACGGGCCGGCATTCCTCAGCCTCGGCGGGGAGCGGTGGGTGTACTACCGCAGCATCGGCCAGTTCGGCAGCGTTACCCGTCGTGCCAAGGTCTCCAACGAGACCAACGGCGGGTGGGGGCTGATGTTCGAAACCGAGTCGATGCCGTACCACCAGGTGGGTCGCCCCGACGGCGACGGCTGGTCGGCGAACACGTCCGACGGGCCGGGGTTTCTCGCGTATGGGCCGTACAACAACAACGTCGTGCCCGACTGGAACACCGGCGTGGTCAAGCTCGCGATCGACAACGTTACGGCCGGCAACGACCTCGTGGCGACGATCGATGTATACGACGCGACGGCGGGCCAGATCATCGCTCTGCGGCAGATCTTCCGGCACGACTTTCAACAGGCCAGCCACTATGAGTTCATGATCGTGCCGTTCGCGTGGGAGGGCCGTGCGGGCCATACGTTCGAGATCCGGACGTTCACGCACGGCACCGCATACCTGCGGCAGGACCGCCAAGGCACCGACTAG
- a CDS encoding LacI family DNA-binding transcriptional regulator encodes MVDVAREAGVGLKTVSRVVNGESGVSPELVDRVFQAVAKLGFRRNAMARDLRAGRSTASVGLVIEDLGNPFYSSVARGVEQLTRDRDFVLMTASSEEDPERERGLVLELCQRRVEGMIIVPTALDHSFLQAEIEMGLQVVFLDRPATGLIADTVLVDNLGGAIAATDYLLDRGHHRIAVLGHEAKVWTMRQRLAGFRSALARAGVPYPEDLVCLGPLTPADAAAATAQLLDGGDPPTAFFACNNRMTVGVLAELQRRGGAADVSGFDDIETAGLFAQPLALVSYDAAEAGRRAAQLLLERLDGRRTPQQVVIPTTLVRYGSETAGRRAPATGAGARTPGPRAARASTRAGSGSGAGG; translated from the coding sequence ATGGTGGACGTCGCACGGGAGGCTGGCGTCGGTCTCAAGACGGTCTCGCGGGTGGTCAACGGCGAATCGGGGGTGAGTCCCGAGCTGGTCGACCGAGTCTTCCAGGCCGTCGCCAAGCTGGGCTTCCGCCGTAACGCGATGGCTCGTGACCTGCGCGCCGGTCGATCCACTGCGAGTGTGGGGCTGGTCATCGAGGATCTTGGCAACCCGTTCTACAGCTCGGTCGCCCGCGGCGTCGAGCAGCTGACACGCGACCGGGATTTCGTGCTCATGACGGCCAGCAGTGAGGAGGATCCTGAGCGGGAGCGCGGGCTCGTGCTCGAGCTGTGTCAACGACGAGTCGAAGGCATGATCATCGTGCCGACGGCCCTGGACCACAGCTTCCTCCAGGCCGAGATCGAGATGGGCTTGCAAGTCGTCTTCCTCGACCGGCCGGCGACCGGCCTCATCGCGGACACCGTGTTGGTGGACAACCTTGGCGGCGCCATCGCCGCCACGGACTACCTGCTCGATCGCGGCCACCACAGGATCGCCGTGCTAGGCCACGAGGCGAAAGTCTGGACGATGCGCCAGCGTCTCGCCGGCTTCCGTTCGGCGCTGGCACGCGCGGGCGTCCCGTACCCCGAGGACTTGGTCTGCCTCGGCCCGCTCACTCCGGCGGACGCCGCCGCCGCGACAGCTCAGCTGTTGGACGGTGGCGACCCGCCGACCGCGTTCTTCGCCTGCAACAACCGAATGACCGTGGGTGTGCTCGCCGAGCTGCAGCGGCGCGGCGGCGCGGCGGATGTCTCGGGGTTCGATGACATCGAGACGGCGGGCCTGTTCGCGCAACCGCTCGCGCTGGTCTCGTACGACGCCGCCGAGGCGGGCCGGCGGGCGGCCCAACTGCTGCTCGAACGCCTCGATGGACGGCGCACTCCGCAGCAGGTCGTCATCCCCACGACGCTCGTGCGCTACGGGTCGGAGACGGCCGGCCGACGCGCGCCCGCCACGGGCGCCGGCGCGCGCACACCTGGCCCACGCGCCGCAAGGGCCAGCACGAGAGCCGGCTCGGGCTCCGGTGCCGGTGGCTAG
- a CDS encoding ABC transporter substrate-binding protein: protein MRGYTRRLAAAGVAASLFILTAACGSDDGDKAAGNLSGDLRVLAFDGTSNWKAQLEAAAKDYEAKHAGVDIKIEMAPYDGYKDALETRLVSRTAADLVLVEPPMVQGLGGRGLATDLTGALGKANSYGGTGTWRDGFRPGSVESTMDSGKAVMVPWSAVWVGLTYNKKAYEKAGITTPPATWQDWIAANDKLKASGQAPLYTAIKNDDAQTWWLLTTMLQALYRPKSEQINLRHADGWKYDHAKAASVAGESYTPDELYVAFRKGVIDPAKSAEYRRAVELMLQLKPHLNPNAVAAKGAEVEDKFVSGASVQDLTGTFAIPGILTKIGGLATDKQFEIGATNFPSITPTDFPGLTAGGTNPLAGTRNGWMIPAATKQSALAVDFLQFITSPDQASRMWATKGDSGTTAGDPAEIVGVQYPASFTKVDTTAKFAEIPLYGFGMPPTFDTKDFDEFIAQWQGLWSGKASIDQFLSQRSKSNLDALERNLKVSAAQVDQGFIKRELG, encoded by the coding sequence TTGCGCGGATATACCCGACGACTGGCGGCCGCAGGCGTGGCTGCCAGCCTCTTCATACTGACGGCTGCCTGCGGCAGCGACGACGGTGACAAGGCGGCCGGCAATCTCTCCGGCGACCTGCGGGTGCTCGCCTTCGATGGCACGTCCAACTGGAAGGCGCAGCTCGAGGCTGCGGCCAAGGACTACGAGGCCAAGCACGCTGGCGTCGACATCAAGATCGAGATGGCGCCGTACGACGGTTACAAGGACGCCCTCGAGACCCGGCTCGTCTCCCGCACCGCAGCCGACCTCGTCCTGGTCGAGCCACCGATGGTGCAGGGGCTCGGCGGGCGCGGATTAGCGACCGACCTGACCGGTGCGCTCGGCAAGGCGAATTCGTACGGCGGCACCGGCACCTGGCGTGACGGCTTCCGCCCGGGTTCGGTGGAGTCGACGATGGATAGTGGCAAGGCCGTCATGGTGCCGTGGTCCGCGGTTTGGGTCGGCCTCACCTACAACAAGAAGGCATACGAGAAGGCCGGCATCACGACGCCGCCGGCCACCTGGCAGGACTGGATCGCGGCGAACGACAAACTCAAGGCGAGCGGCCAGGCGCCCCTCTACACCGCCATCAAGAACGACGACGCCCAGACGTGGTGGCTGCTGACCACCATGCTGCAGGCGCTCTACCGGCCCAAGAGCGAGCAGATCAACCTGCGGCACGCCGACGGGTGGAAGTACGACCATGCGAAAGCCGCCTCGGTGGCGGGCGAGTCGTACACCCCGGACGAGCTGTACGTCGCCTTCCGCAAGGGTGTCATCGACCCGGCCAAGTCGGCGGAGTACCGCCGCGCAGTGGAGCTGATGCTGCAGCTCAAGCCGCACCTCAACCCCAATGCGGTCGCCGCCAAGGGCGCGGAGGTCGAGGACAAGTTCGTCTCCGGCGCCAGCGTGCAGGACCTCACCGGCACCTTCGCGATTCCGGGCATCCTGACGAAGATCGGTGGGCTGGCGACGGACAAGCAGTTCGAGATCGGGGCGACCAACTTCCCCTCGATCACTCCGACCGACTTCCCCGGCCTCACCGCAGGTGGCACCAACCCGCTGGCCGGCACGCGCAACGGTTGGATGATCCCGGCGGCCACCAAGCAGAGCGCACTCGCCGTGGACTTCCTGCAGTTCATCACGAGCCCGGACCAGGCGAGCAGGATGTGGGCGACCAAGGGCGACAGCGGGACGACCGCCGGTGACCCGGCCGAGATCGTCGGCGTGCAGTACCCCGCCTCGTTCACGAAGGTCGACACGACGGCGAAGTTCGCGGAGATCCCGCTGTACGGATTCGGGATGCCACCCACCTTCGACACGAAGGACTTCGACGAGTTCATTGCCCAGTGGCAGGGTCTGTGGAGCGGCAAGGCGAGCATCGACCAATTCTTGTCGCAGCGGTCCAAGTCCAACCTGGATGCACTCGAGCGGAACCTCAAGGTATCCGCTGCCCAGGTAGACCAGGGCTTCATCAAGCGCGAACTCGGATAG
- a CDS encoding carbohydrate ABC transporter permease — protein sequence MAVLGVFVLYPFGQAIYRSFTEWNGANIDEFVGLANYRTMFTEDPLFWRSIRNGGLLTVAFVAQSVLVPLGTAWLIHHLRSDRVQYWLRILLLVPAVVPTVVSFLVWSQFLQPDGLVNRLVGVVGLDSLGHNWLGDTDFVLFALILVGFPWLNGANTLIYLAGLLTIPHDLYEAARMDGAGRWRTFWSVELPLLRGQTRLLVILSVILGLQNYDNVFLLTQGGPADASVVPGLLLYNNAFRYGQYGYAAAIGVVLFVVIFVLTVLGPARPWRKEH from the coding sequence GTGGCCGTGCTTGGCGTCTTCGTCCTCTACCCGTTCGGCCAGGCCATCTACCGCTCGTTCACGGAGTGGAACGGCGCGAACATCGACGAGTTCGTCGGCCTGGCCAACTACCGGACGATGTTCACCGAAGACCCGCTGTTCTGGCGATCCATCCGCAACGGCGGGCTGCTCACCGTAGCGTTCGTCGCGCAGTCGGTGCTGGTGCCGCTGGGCACGGCCTGGCTGATCCACCACCTGCGCAGCGACCGGGTCCAGTACTGGCTGCGCATCCTGCTGCTCGTCCCGGCGGTCGTGCCAACGGTCGTCAGTTTCCTGGTGTGGAGCCAGTTCTTGCAGCCGGACGGGTTGGTCAACCGGCTTGTCGGCGTGGTCGGGCTCGACTCGCTGGGCCACAATTGGCTCGGCGACACGGATTTTGTGCTGTTCGCGCTGATCCTGGTGGGCTTCCCCTGGCTCAACGGCGCGAACACCCTGATCTACCTGGCGGGCCTGCTGACCATCCCGCACGACCTCTACGAGGCGGCTCGCATGGACGGCGCCGGCCGCTGGCGGACCTTCTGGTCCGTTGAGCTGCCGCTGCTACGCGGGCAGACTCGGCTACTCGTCATCCTCTCGGTCATCCTCGGCCTGCAGAACTACGACAACGTTTTCCTGCTCACTCAGGGCGGCCCGGCCGACGCCAGCGTGGTACCGGGCCTGCTGCTCTACAACAACGCCTTCCGCTACGGGCAGTACGGCTACGCCGCCGCGATCGGTGTCGTGCTCTTCGTGGTCATCTTCGTCCTCACGGTGCTCGGGCCGGCTCGGCCCTGGCGAAAGGAGCACTGA